In Rhizobium sp. 9140, the genomic stretch CGGCAGTTCCTGCGCGCAGGCGGCGCTTCGCCGTCCGGCCGAACTTCACGATATCGCCGGTATCGACGCGCTCGCGCGGCTGCTTGCAACCGAGATCCGGTCTCCGACCAAACATGCCGTCTATGCCGAGAGCCTCGTCGGCAGCATCGTGGCGGGGCTGCTCGATATTCCAGCCGAAGCCGATCAAAGGGCCGGAGGCCGCCTGACACAGGCGCAGATGAACAAGCTGCTGATGCATGTGGACAAGGTCGGCGGCTATCGCATGTCGGTGGCCGACATGGCGGCGACCGTCGGGCTCTCGGAAAGCTGGTTCTCGAGCGTCTTCAAGAAGACGACCGGCCAGACGCCGCTGCAATGGCAGCTCTGCAAGCGGATCGAACAGGCCAAGCAGATGCTCGGCAAGGGTGACCTGCCGGTGGCCAGCATCGCAGCCCAACTCGGCTTTTCCGATCAGGCGCACCTGACCAAGGTGTTTCGGCAGGTAGAGGGCGAGACGCCGGCGGCGTGGCGGCGTCTGCAACAGATCCGCTCGCTCTGACGCCCGCCCGGCGCGTGATGCGCAGGCGGGCATCTGCGCCGTCAGTTCACCACGTCTGGCGAAGCGTCGCCATCAGCTTTCGGCCGGGATTGTAGTAGACCGCACCCGAATCTGTGCTGGCGATGTGCTTCTCGTCGAACACGTTGTTGACGTTCAGCTGGAACGTCGTGTTCTCCTGAACCCTGTAGGTGTAGGCCACGTCGAACACGACGGCGCTTTCCGACGTCTTCGTATTCTCGATGTCGGTATAGTAGGAGTCGAGGTAGCGTGCACCGACGCCGAAGGTCATGTCGCCGCGCGCGCCCTGTCCTGCCAGCGTGTATGTACCCCAGATCGAGGCGAGGTGCTCAGGCACGCGCATCAACCGGTTGCCGTCATTGGCGCCGCCCGGCTCCTCGATCTTGGAATCGATGTAGCTATAGGCCGCGATGATGTCGATCTGGTCCGTGACTTCCGCCTTGGCTTCCAGTTCGAAGCCGCGATGCCGCACCTTTTCCACCGTCTGCGGCAGGTAGGTTACCTGATCGTAGACGGTGATGTTGCCCTTGGTCAGGTCGTAGACGGATGCGGTGATGAGGGCGGGGAAGGCTTCCGGACGGTACTTGATGCCGAGTTCGTACTGCTTGCCGGTCGTCGGGTCCGCGCCGGAGGCAGGCGGTGCCGCGGATTCGGCATAGCTGATGTAGGGTGCCAGTTCCTCGGTGATCTTGTAGCTCGCACCGATGCGCTTGGTGAATTCGCTGTGATTGCCCGACGACGTGGAGCCGGCGAGGAGATCGGTTTCGCTGAGATCCAGCCAGTCGTTGCGCAGGCCGACGCTGACCGTCAGCTTGTCGAAGAAGGTCAGGTCCTGCTGCATGTAGACGGCGGCCGTCTTCTGGTCGTTGTCAACGCTGGAATAGGGCGACAGGCTGCCCGGCCCACCGGAGTAGATCGGGTTTTCCCAGTCGATCGATGGCGCCGATGTGTAGAAGTTATCGGTGTCGGACTCGAATCTGTTGTACTCGGTGCCGAACAGCGTCCGGCTCTCGACAGTGTCGGTGCGGGTTTCGTAGACGAGGTTCGCATCGATGATGAACTGCTCGGACGACTTGTTGCTGCCGAAGAAGTAGCGGCTTGCGGTGGTCGAGCCATCGGTTGGCGTTCCCCCGATATAGGCGCTGCCGAACCCGTCGTTGAGGTTGCTGTAGCGCGCGTTGGACCCAAAGCTCAGGCCGTTGCCGAAGTCGTGGTCGAACATGACGCTGTAGCTGTTGCGGTTCGTATCGCGGAAATAATAGTCCGGCTCGCCGAAGAAGGTGTCCCGGTCGAAATCCGTGCCAAGCGGATGTCCGCCGCTGCCGGGAACGCCGTCTTTGTCGAGGTGATCGAAGACGACGGTCAGGTTCGTGGCCGCATCCGGGCGCCAGGTCAGGCCGCCCATGATGAAGTTCTCGTCGTCCTGCGAATAGTCGTATTCGGCATCGGCGCGCTGGAACTTGCCCGTGAGGCGGTAGGACAGCGTGTCGTCGCCGGTGAGGTTGTCGCCGAAGTCGAAGCCGAGTTCCTTGTGCGCGAACGAGCCGCCGGTGCCGTAGACCTCGCCGAAACGCTCCCGCTTTGGTGTCTTGGTGACGTAGTTGACCGAGCCGCCCGGCTCGGCCGCGCCGAAGCCGGAGGAGCTTGCCCCCTTCAGCACCTCGATCCGCTCATAGGCGTAAGGCTCTTCCCGCGTGCCGGCAAAGGTCCGGCCGATCGCAAGGCCATCACGGTAGGTGTAGGGCGTGAAGCCGCGAATGTCGAAATAGTCGTATCGGTCGTCCGAGCCGTAGAAGTCGGTGATGACACCGGCGGTATACTGGACCACCTGCTCGACGGTATCCGCGCCGCGCTGCTCGATCTCCTTCGAGGTGATGACGGAGACGGAGGCCGGCGCCTTCAGGATGTCCGTCGGCAGCTTGCCGGTGGCGGTCGTTTCCGTGGCGACGATGGATTGCGAATCATTGTCCGTGTTGAGCACCGTTCCGCTCGACCCGCCCTGGACGACAATGGTTTCGAGCGCCGTCGCGCCGCTCGCCGCGTCCTGGGCAGATGCGATGGTCGGCGACAGGGCGGCCAGTGCGGTGCAGCCGAGAAGGATGGCGCCCCGGTGGGAAAGCGGCGCGAGCCTCCGGTGGGTGCGTGTTCTATCGATATCCATGTGCAGTATCCAGATTGACGTGACGCGAGGGCGGCCGGCCGGGCCGGTCGGTAGTCCGGGTGGGTTCGCACTGCGCGTCTGCGTGATATCTCGCCGTCCAGTTCGCTCGACTGCGTGTTCGTCCCCGCGTACCCTATAACTGGAGGAATTTTATCGAGTATTGTCGAATCCACCGGTTTTGTAGAATCCGATGCCTAACTATCCAACTTTCCGAGGTGGGGTTGCTTTACCGTTGACGCCACGGAATGAAGCTGAAAGTTGAGGTCAACTTATGTCCGTTGAAGGGTTCGGGAGATGAGATATTTCCGCTTCGCCACGCAGATCGTCATGGCTGTCTGGCTGCTTATGCAGGGTCATGCGCTGGCAGCCCAGGGCGACGCCTATCCCATCACCATCCGGCATGCGTTCGGTACAACGGTCATTGAAAAGAAGCCGGAGCGCGTGGCGGCCGTCGCTTGGGCAAATCACGAAGTGCCGCTTGCGCTCGGCATCGTTCCCGTCGGCATGGCGCGCGCCAATTTTGGCGACGACGACAATGACGGGATCCTTCCCTGGGTAAAGGCACGTCTGGACGAACTGGGTGGCGAGACGCCAGTGCTTTTCGACGAAGGCGACGGTATCGACTTCGAAGCGGTCGCAGCGACCCATCCTGATGTTATTCTCGCGGCCTATTCCG encodes the following:
- a CDS encoding helix-turn-helix domain-containing protein, whose translation is MSFWHTMSWKTDGITVSAPVQWRQLDGMVTVLWEAESQAGASGYYLADDPRIMFFFNDVSPNVRISNCSDDFTRNARAMPRAVYVPAGMPMWTTSRSAHRFSHLNLHLHKDRILRYLSPSVGSSCAQAALRRPAELHDIAGIDALARLLATEIRSPTKHAVYAESLVGSIVAGLLDIPAEADQRAGGRLTQAQMNKLLMHVDKVGGYRMSVADMAATVGLSESWFSSVFKKTTGQTPLQWQLCKRIEQAKQMLGKGDLPVASIAAQLGFSDQAHLTKVFRQVEGETPAAWRRLQQIRSL
- a CDS encoding TonB-dependent siderophore receptor — translated: MDIDRTRTHRRLAPLSHRGAILLGCTALAALSPTIASAQDAASGATALETIVVQGGSSGTVLNTDNDSQSIVATETTATGKLPTDILKAPASVSVITSKEIEQRGADTVEQVVQYTAGVITDFYGSDDRYDYFDIRGFTPYTYRDGLAIGRTFAGTREEPYAYERIEVLKGASSSGFGAAEPGGSVNYVTKTPKRERFGEVYGTGGSFAHKELGFDFGDNLTGDDTLSYRLTGKFQRADAEYDYSQDDENFIMGGLTWRPDAATNLTVVFDHLDKDGVPGSGGHPLGTDFDRDTFFGEPDYYFRDTNRNSYSVMFDHDFGNGLSFGSNARYSNLNDGFGSAYIGGTPTDGSTTASRYFFGSNKSSEQFIIDANLVYETRTDTVESRTLFGTEYNRFESDTDNFYTSAPSIDWENPIYSGGPGSLSPYSSVDNDQKTAAVYMQQDLTFFDKLTVSVGLRNDWLDLSETDLLAGSTSSGNHSEFTKRIGASYKITEELAPYISYAESAAPPASGADPTTGKQYELGIKYRPEAFPALITASVYDLTKGNITVYDQVTYLPQTVEKVRHRGFELEAKAEVTDQIDIIAAYSYIDSKIEEPGGANDGNRLMRVPEHLASIWGTYTLAGQGARGDMTFGVGARYLDSYYTDIENTKTSESAVVFDVAYTYRVQENTTFQLNVNNVFDEKHIASTDSGAVYYNPGRKLMATLRQTW